The genomic window CTCTGACATTGCTTGAAGTTTTGGCTTTGTTGAAACTCTTGAAACCTGTGCTTCAATGTTGACTACAGGTGGTGGTGATGATTGTTTTAGTACTTGGAGTGTATTTTGGTTTTGGTCTTTTTTTGGTGAATGTTTGTGGTTTGTATCATTGAATCTGCTGAGTCTTGGGGAATGAGATGTGTTTTTGTTTCCTTGGTTTGATTCTTCTAATGGTTTTGTTAATGGTTTGAGAGCTTTCTTGAATCTGATTTGACCAACAAATTCTTCTTTAACTTGTTCTCTGTTTTTCACTGTGTTGGTTATGTCAATACCAACATTTCTACTCACACTTTCTTTCACCTGCTTAACAATTTGTCTTGCATAATGACTTGGACTTCTACAATTGTTGTTATCAtcaaaaaatttcctttttgaAAATGAAGAACGAGGAGTCTCTAAATCTTCACCAAGATTTCTGTTTTCTTTGTTGATTTGGAGAGATAGTCTATGTTCAACATATGATGTTTTTTCTGAGGACAATCTTGGTGTTTCAGGCAAAGATGAACGCATGATGACACTGTCTGTGCTGTGTCTGtgtttcattattttgattttgtcttGCTTTGATCTATTGTAGTAATGGCCTTGTCTGTTTGGAGTAGAgagtgatgaagaagaagaggaagagggTGAATTTGCATCAGGAAGAAGTTCAAGACCCATTAATCTTGCAACCAAAGTTGGTGTTTTGGTTCCTGGAGAGTTAAGATCATTGAAACTTTTGTCTGAACCTGTTTTGATTCTTATGTTCTTCTggtttatcaaaacaaaaactagTTAATTAAGTAACCAAAAATCATCACTATTCACTACTATTAGTTGATAAACTTACTGGGATTTTGAAATTATCTTCTTTGGAGATGGATGAGGATGTACCATCTTCTGATTCCAAGCTATTCCTTGGTGCTTCAGCTCCTGATTTAATACAAAAGTAGAGTTGAAAGTGGTAAGAAAACAAAGTAGTAGTAATAGCAATAGAGTTTATAGAGAGAAAAATGAGGTACCTTTGGGGAGAGTAATTTGTATGGGAGAAGCAGagttgaaagtgttttgttgttgttgttgatgttgttggtTAATGGAAAAATTAAAGGGATGAAAATCAAAGGCTTGAAAAACAGCACACATGCAACCAGAAGGGATATCTGTTGCAGGTTTTCTCTTGTTGGTGGAGGATCTTCTTCCACCCCAATACCAATTATCCTTACCCATAATTGGTAAACTTGTGGATATTTGAAGTTTGAAAACAAGAAAAGTTATATGGAAAAGGTTTGTTAAAGTGTGGAAAATCAgaatgaaaatgacataataatAACAGTGATATGTGGCCAGCTAGTAGTAGTAGTCTTAAGACCAcaaaagagagagatagagagagagagagtgtgtgtGAATTGTTGagatgaaaatatgaaaaagATTGTTGATATTATATAGTACTAGTAAATGACAAGGTGGTGAAGAAGCGAGAAAAGCGGATCCTTGAGGCATAAAACGGTCACATTTGATGTAAGGAATTAAAGGACAATTCAATTTTGTGTGATCATGTAATGCAgctaatttatttatcattttcctGTTACTAATTAGTACTActgtattatatattttaaattttaataaaatagtgTAAACTTTTGAAAAGAGAATAATGCTGTTGCTACTACTATATCTCTCTCTCTAATCCTGTTGCACTCACTCCCAAGGTTGCTAGGTGCGAACCAACAAAATCAGAGAAAACCAACTCTGCAGCTCATTGGGAACTGTGATCAGTAATGGAATTAAGAAATCATGAGCAACATGACGATATGACCACGCACCTCTAGCTCAATCTGACAATGGTGGGACACTAAACGTGTGTGTTCTTCCTATCACTATTATGCATTTGAATTTTCATTATCAAATCGTAAAATACAACTTAGATATGTCTCCTTATAAGTACTATAGTATAGTACTATAAATTTTACTACTACTATTAAATTTTACTGTTTCATTTGTGCTAGACAAATCATTCTTCCCATTGTAGAAATTTAATCACTATACATACGATTGGATTATTAAGAGAACTATGAAGATATCCACATTGGTTAAGAATAACAACTATATAGATGAGTTGAAAAACATATGATGGTATCTTAATCATAGTCGATCTTACATGGAACTAAGAATAAAATGCACCTAACTCATTTGCATGAGATGGGTATATACAGTCCTCGTTACTATGCTAAGACCATTGATGAGCATAATGATACCACCAATGGCTGTTGAAAAACGTCCGAGAAACCATGATTGACAGTAAATGTCAACCATTCTGATGTCAACCATTACACTATGACTGGATACTGTAGTCGTTGGGCAGAGGCGTGCGTTATTGGACCTGCTATATTTAGGTTGTGCTTGATGAATGGTGAGGAGAGTTTCCCGTGGTTGTTGGGCCGAAAGTCCAATTCAGAATAAGTTTATTTAAAACCttaatatatttgatctatAGCTATGATCTTCTCATTCATAAAGTATCAAACGTGACACATACacttttttttctgtttttcaccaccagtttaatctggttcggaggtcagttctgtcatcaagtggttccagtctcatcccgatcgcagttgcggggatcgaatcgtggtcctccctaccaagttcggcgtcaatcaccactgaacaaactaacgattggtaacgTGACACATACACTTGTTATGCAACAAGTTTTATGCTACAATAAATCTCAGTAATTTATTTGAGATACAAATGTTTAAATTTAAAGTCGATTTTACACAATAAAACAATTTCagctatttattttaattttaatgagaTGGGTGATATATTTAACTATTCCATTATACTGTAGTAGAAATCTGATTTCCGTATATATATACAATACGTACATACTGATCCTAACCAAGAGGTGATTCTTACGTTACCTATCCCTTGCATACATCTTGTCATGGTAAAGGCAATATATTTGGGATCCGCGATATTGCCATCACAAAAAATTGTAACTCATGAATGAGGCAATCACGATCAGTATCAGAATAAGACTGTATTATGATTTATGACTTTCagtttttatttctatattaatattttcataTCCTTCGAATTTAATGTCCCGGTCCAATTGGTACGAAGAAAGAAAGTGAcatttgataattataatcGGCTTGTGTTTTTTTCCTTCCGTTTTTTGGGGGGTCATCCAGCCAAATTATTACTGTATTATATTATGGAGTTATATCCATTCTTTgtccaaaatatattttgaaaatacactctaccaaaaaaaaaaaaatattttgaaaatacaaaTGCTTCTTTTATTATGAATGTGAAGTCATTAACTAGGCGCTTTGACATTTCTTTCCCCATATATATCTTAGTCTAACAATGAGTAGTTAATGGAGTACTTAATAGAGCTCAATGGGATACTCAAGTTATAAAAGTCTTTAATTtatttgactaatttttttagattagTGGACTCTTCCATTAACTTAAGACGCTGTTAATAATAATTGATGCTCTCGTTGAGAATTGGACTATGAAAAATACTATCTATTGACTTGAGTAAAGTACACCgtcaaaataaaaagtattatCAGTCTACTACTAAATCTCTTGCAATAGAGTGAAAGTTGTTGTGGATGTTA from Trifolium pratense cultivar HEN17-A07 linkage group LG1, ARS_RC_1.1, whole genome shotgun sequence includes these protein-coding regions:
- the LOC123902595 gene encoding uncharacterized protein LOC123902595 isoform X1; protein product: MGKDNWYWGGRRSSTNKRKPATDIPSGCMCAVFQAFDFHPFNFSINQQHQQQQQNTFNSASPIQITLPKGAEAPRNSLESEDGTSSSISKEDNFKIPKNIRIKTGSDKSFNDLNSPGTKTPTLVARLMGLELLPDANSPSSSSSSSLSTPNRQGHYYNRSKQDKIKIMKHRHSTDSVIMRSSLPETPRLSSEKTSYVEHRLSLQINKENRNLGEDLETPRSSFSKRKFFDDNNNCRSPSHYARQIVKQVKESVSRNVGIDITNTVKNREQVKEEFVGQIRFKKALKPLTKPLEESNQGNKNTSHSPRLSRFNDTNHKHSPKKDQNQNTLQVLKQSSPPPVVNIEAQVSRVSTKPKLQAMSEKEDKKTFPKCKKTAPGNLSPRNNNKPPQSSSIRNKQEESFILRPSSSTTKANYIKTKSKKTHPLSNNSVPNLLPLKTHPSPLATKIPQKQVNDDVQEAKNMSQLFNCSRQKYTLATRGTTNGSIAAAGAEEEGPEYQYITTILSRTGIHRATITSLQHFQWFSSTHPLDPSIFHRLELYPTTNSLVSIPNNHKDINFTQKNQVGPRCNRRLLFDLVDEVLSEILTKPKCYRGLLLETVWKKVGSFPRAKCEVLEDIDGLIEMKMVMDEVKEEEEEEEKLVAEIEGKVLEMLVNETLTVMVGPYKKNGVVL
- the LOC123902595 gene encoding uncharacterized protein LOC123902595 isoform X2 is translated as MGKDNWYWGGRRSSTNKRKPATDIPSGCMCAVFQAFDFHPFNFSINQQHQQQQQNTFNSASPIQITLPKGAEAPRNSLESEDGTSSSISKEDNFKIPNIRIKTGSDKSFNDLNSPGTKTPTLVARLMGLELLPDANSPSSSSSSSLSTPNRQGHYYNRSKQDKIKIMKHRHSTDSVIMRSSLPETPRLSSEKTSYVEHRLSLQINKENRNLGEDLETPRSSFSKRKFFDDNNNCRSPSHYARQIVKQVKESVSRNVGIDITNTVKNREQVKEEFVGQIRFKKALKPLTKPLEESNQGNKNTSHSPRLSRFNDTNHKHSPKKDQNQNTLQVLKQSSPPPVVNIEAQVSRVSTKPKLQAMSEKEDKKTFPKCKKTAPGNLSPRNNNKPPQSSSIRNKQEESFILRPSSSTTKANYIKTKSKKTHPLSNNSVPNLLPLKTHPSPLATKIPQKQVNDDVQEAKNMSQLFNCSRQKYTLATRGTTNGSIAAAGAEEEGPEYQYITTILSRTGIHRATITSLQHFQWFSSTHPLDPSIFHRLELYPTTNSLVSIPNNHKDINFTQKNQVGPRCNRRLLFDLVDEVLSEILTKPKCYRGLLLETVWKKVGSFPRAKCEVLEDIDGLIEMKMVMDEVKEEEEEEEKLVAEIEGKVLEMLVNETLTVMVGPYKKNGVVL